One window from the genome of Streptomyces sp. NBC_00708 encodes:
- the secD gene encoding protein translocase subunit SecD produces the protein MTRATTVRAVLAAAVLLVSVLITLTMSPRLGLDLQGGTRMVLQAEDSDTAKADRESTDRTLEVLRRRIDSLGVTEPVLTRSGEDRIIVELPDVQDPRKAAEVIGKTAQLTFHAVQGPGEADKDGKGLTLPDEQGRQLALGPAALSGAGVKEASASFDAQQGAGWTVSLDFHKDAGRDWTRLTGEAACHPVQDERRRVAIVLDNKVISSPQVSPTVSCGAGLPSGSTQITGSFSADEARELALLIEGGALPVPVEIVEQRTVGPTLGAAAIDASARAALIGAAATALFITIVYRLFGALAAVALGAYGVISYAALVGLGVTLTLPGLAGFVLAIGMAVDANVLVFERAREEYAGRPGKSLRSSLTAGFKGAWTAVADSNVTTLIAAGLLFFLGSGPVKGFGVTLAIGVLASMFSALVIARALTEIAARSRFVADYRGVNGIAIPGRVRTWLTRREPQVMRFPRRWLTVSAVLIAVAVAGIVVRGVNFGVEFTGGRLVEYSTSRPVDVETARTALAGAGFGDAEVTTAGAGDISVRTGELDNDDEHALRAALAAEGGETTKVRDELIGPSLGDELRRNALIALAIAVLVQLGYLAIRFRWTFAVASVGALVHDVIILIGAFAWLGRTVDGIFLAALLTVIGYSVNDSVVVFDRVRELWAKARRKPLAEVANRAVLQTVPRTVNTGMGALFILTALAVLGGDSLEDFALALLIGIVVGTYSSVMIAVPAALLLERTSKVPPPARTRAPRAGRGAGRRDPHDNGARV, from the coding sequence ATGACGCGCGCCACCACGGTGCGGGCGGTTCTGGCTGCGGCCGTACTGCTCGTCTCCGTGCTCATCACGCTGACCATGTCCCCCAGACTCGGCCTCGATCTCCAGGGCGGCACCCGCATGGTGCTCCAGGCCGAGGACTCCGACACCGCGAAGGCCGACCGCGAGAGCACCGACCGCACCCTGGAGGTGCTGCGCCGGCGCATCGACTCGCTCGGGGTGACGGAACCGGTCCTCACCCGGTCCGGCGAGGACCGGATCATCGTCGAACTCCCGGACGTCCAGGACCCCCGCAAGGCCGCCGAGGTCATCGGCAAGACCGCCCAGCTGACCTTCCACGCGGTCCAGGGCCCGGGTGAGGCAGACAAGGACGGCAAGGGGCTGACCCTGCCCGACGAGCAGGGCCGCCAACTGGCCCTCGGCCCCGCCGCGCTGTCCGGCGCCGGGGTCAAGGAGGCGTCCGCGTCGTTCGACGCCCAGCAGGGCGCGGGCTGGACCGTCTCGCTCGACTTCCACAAGGACGCCGGCCGGGACTGGACCCGGCTGACCGGCGAGGCTGCCTGCCACCCGGTCCAGGACGAGCGGCGCCGCGTCGCCATCGTGCTCGACAACAAGGTGATCTCCTCGCCGCAGGTCTCGCCGACCGTCTCCTGCGGTGCGGGCCTGCCCTCGGGCTCCACACAGATCACCGGTTCGTTCAGCGCGGACGAGGCCCGTGAACTCGCCCTCCTGATCGAGGGCGGCGCCCTGCCCGTGCCCGTCGAGATCGTCGAGCAGCGGACGGTGGGGCCGACGCTCGGTGCCGCCGCGATCGACGCCAGCGCGCGGGCCGCCCTGATCGGCGCGGCGGCCACCGCCCTGTTCATCACCATCGTCTACCGCCTGTTCGGCGCGCTCGCCGCCGTCGCGCTCGGCGCCTACGGCGTCATCTCGTACGCGGCCCTCGTCGGCCTCGGCGTGACACTCACCCTGCCGGGGCTCGCCGGATTCGTCCTGGCCATCGGCATGGCCGTCGACGCGAACGTGCTGGTCTTCGAACGGGCCAGGGAGGAGTACGCGGGGCGCCCCGGCAAGAGCCTGCGGTCCTCGCTCACCGCGGGGTTCAAGGGTGCCTGGACCGCCGTCGCGGACTCCAACGTGACGACGCTCATCGCGGCCGGGCTGCTCTTCTTCCTCGGCTCCGGACCGGTCAAGGGCTTCGGTGTCACGCTCGCCATCGGTGTCCTGGCGTCGATGTTCTCCGCGCTCGTCATCGCCCGCGCCCTCACCGAGATCGCGGCCCGCTCCCGGTTCGTCGCCGACTACCGGGGCGTCAACGGCATCGCGATCCCGGGCCGGGTGCGGACCTGGCTCACCCGGCGCGAGCCGCAGGTGATGCGTTTCCCGCGCCGCTGGCTGACGGTCTCCGCCGTTCTGATCGCGGTGGCCGTCGCGGGCATCGTGGTGCGCGGGGTGAACTTCGGCGTCGAGTTCACCGGCGGACGTCTCGTCGAGTACTCCACCAGCCGCCCCGTGGACGTCGAGACCGCCCGCACGGCGCTGGCGGGCGCCGGGTTCGGCGACGCGGAGGTGACCACGGCCGGTGCGGGCGACATCTCCGTACGCACCGGGGAACTCGACAACGACGACGAACACGCCCTGCGGGCCGCGCTGGCCGCCGAGGGCGGCGAGACCACCAAGGTCCGCGACGAGCTGATCGGCCCCAGCCTCGGCGACGAGCTGCGGCGCAACGCCCTGATCGCCCTGGCCATCGCCGTACTCGTCCAGCTGGGCTATCTGGCGATCCGGTTCCGCTGGACGTTCGCCGTCGCCTCGGTCGGGGCGCTGGTGCACGACGTGATCATTCTGATCGGGGCGTTCGCCTGGCTGGGACGCACCGTCGACGGCATCTTCCTGGCGGCGCTGCTCACCGTCATCGGGTACTCCGTCAACGACTCGGTCGTGGTCTTCGACCGGGTGCGCGAGCTGTGGGCGAAGGCCCGCAGGAAACCCCTCGCGGAGGTGGCGAACCGGGCCGTCCTGCAGACCGTGCCCCGGACGGTGAACACCGGGATGGGCGCCCTGTTCATCCTCACCGCCCTCGCCGTGCTCGGCGGTGACTCGCTGGAGGACTTCGCGCTGGCCCTGCTGATCGGCATCGTCGTCGGTACGTACTCCTCGGTGATGATCGCCGTACCGGCCGCGCTGCTGCTGGAGCGCACCAGCAAGGTCCCGCCTCCCGCCCGCACCCGGGCCCCGCGCGCCGGGCGGGGCGCCGGACGCCGCGACCCGCACGACAACGGCGCACGGGTGTGA
- a CDS encoding helix-turn-helix transcriptional regulator produces the protein MTTVALDTGVGPLLRSWRERRRISQLELALRARSSARHISFVETGRSRPSEEMVLRLAEHLEVPVRERNALLVVAGYAPHYAETALDDPAMGALRDGLDRLLRGYEPYPAFVVDGTYTVVAANQGMTRLLEGVPDHLLAPPLNAMRLTLHPEGLAPRIRNLRAWRADLLAQMERQIALVRSAELRALYEEVAGYPLPAAPDGERDGQPPSASVPFALPLVIEHDGRVLSFVASIATFNTPMDVTVAELAIETLLPADPDTAAYLRSLMP, from the coding sequence ATGACAACTGTCGCGCTCGACACGGGGGTAGGGCCGCTGCTGCGCAGCTGGCGGGAGCGGCGCCGGATCAGTCAGCTGGAGCTGGCGCTGCGGGCCCGCTCCTCGGCCCGGCACATCTCGTTCGTCGAGACGGGGCGCTCCCGCCCCAGCGAGGAGATGGTGCTGCGGCTGGCCGAGCATCTGGAGGTGCCGGTCCGGGAGCGCAACGCCCTGCTGGTGGTGGCGGGTTACGCCCCGCACTACGCGGAGACCGCGCTCGACGACCCGGCGATGGGGGCGCTGCGCGACGGCCTCGACCGGCTGCTGCGGGGCTACGAACCGTATCCGGCGTTCGTCGTGGACGGGACGTACACGGTGGTGGCGGCCAATCAGGGGATGACCCGGCTGCTGGAGGGCGTGCCGGACCACCTGCTCGCCCCGCCGCTGAACGCGATGCGCCTCACCCTGCATCCGGAGGGCCTGGCCCCGCGCATCCGGAACCTGCGCGCGTGGCGGGCGGACCTCCTCGCACAGATGGAGCGCCAGATCGCACTGGTCCGTTCGGCGGAGCTGCGCGCGCTGTACGAGGAGGTGGCGGGCTACCCGCTGCCGGCGGCCCCGGACGGGGAGCGGGACGGACAGCCGCCCTCGGCCTCCGTACCGTTCGCGCTGCCGCTGGTCATCGAGCACGACGGGAGGGTGCTGTCGTTCGTCGCCTCGATCGCCACGTTCAACACGCCGATGGACGTGACGGTGGCGGAGCTGGCCATCGAGACGCTGCTGCCGGCCGATCCGGACACCGCCGCGTATCTGCGCTCACTGATGCCCTGA
- a CDS encoding 4a-hydroxytetrahydrobiopterin dehydratase: MPAAPLPQNEIEDRLRDLPGWSLEGDRIGRTYRLPSHVAAAAFTMHIAAIQDELDHHSDLTLGYNIVALSVNSHDAGGKVTEKDLGLAARVTAVAPGHGAK, from the coding sequence ATGCCCGCCGCACCGCTGCCGCAGAACGAGATCGAGGACCGGCTGCGCGACCTGCCCGGCTGGTCGCTGGAGGGCGACCGGATCGGCCGCACCTACCGCCTGCCCTCGCACGTCGCCGCCGCCGCGTTCACGATGCACATCGCCGCGATCCAGGACGAGCTGGACCACCACAGCGACCTGACGCTCGGCTACAACATCGTCGCCCTGTCGGTGAACTCCCACGACGCGGGCGGCAAGGTCACCGAGAAGGACCTCGGCCTGGCCGCCCGCGTCACCGCGGTGGCGCCGGGCCACGGGGCGAAGTAG
- a CDS encoding LysR family transcriptional regulator: MELELRHLRTVRAIADTGSLTKAATVLGLAQPALSAQLRRIERALGGPLFVRDHTGARATPLGELVLERARVVLPAVSELQEEAVRFANARGTVERFRLGGTHGPLLGGLVDRLAAAYPAAPVSTYTSWSVAELASQLVDGRLDFALIGTCGESAPPDADRLEWQLIGIDPVFVMLPETHPLAGRDELELSELAEECWADVPGDGCFADCFVAACARAGFSPASVYETDTTSVVHLVQVGRAVGLCRATFPPTPGVVTRPIGGAPLSWRHLLGRHPRSAAASAAAGAVSGHTRAAYTQAVERSESYTRWLAAHPGFGAAP; the protein is encoded by the coding sequence ATGGAGCTGGAGTTGCGGCATCTGCGAACGGTACGTGCCATCGCCGACACCGGCAGCCTGACCAAGGCCGCCACCGTGCTGGGCCTCGCGCAGCCCGCGCTCAGCGCACAGCTGCGCCGGATCGAGAGGGCGCTCGGCGGCCCGCTGTTCGTCCGGGACCACACGGGCGCGCGGGCGACCCCGCTGGGCGAACTGGTGCTGGAGCGAGCCCGGGTGGTGCTGCCCGCCGTCAGCGAACTCCAGGAGGAGGCGGTGCGGTTCGCCAACGCGAGGGGGACCGTGGAGCGGTTCCGGCTGGGCGGCACGCACGGCCCGCTGCTCGGCGGGCTCGTCGACCGGCTGGCCGCCGCGTACCCGGCCGCGCCGGTGTCCACGTACACCTCCTGGTCGGTGGCCGAGCTGGCCTCGCAACTGGTCGACGGGCGGCTGGACTTCGCGCTCATCGGGACCTGCGGAGAGAGCGCGCCGCCGGACGCGGACCGGCTGGAGTGGCAGCTCATCGGGATCGATCCGGTCTTCGTGATGCTGCCGGAGACCCATCCACTGGCGGGCCGGGACGAGTTGGAGCTGTCCGAGCTGGCGGAGGAGTGCTGGGCGGACGTGCCGGGTGACGGCTGCTTCGCGGACTGTTTCGTGGCGGCGTGCGCCCGTGCCGGTTTCAGCCCGGCGTCGGTGTACGAGACGGACACCACGTCCGTCGTCCATCTCGTCCAGGTGGGGCGGGCGGTCGGGCTGTGCCGGGCGACCTTCCCGCCGACCCCGGGCGTGGTCACCCGTCCGATCGGCGGGGCGCCGCTCAGCTGGCGCCATCTGCTGGGGCGGCACCCGCGCTCGGCCGCCGCGTCTGCGGCGGCCGGAGCCGTGAGCGGGCACACCCGGGCGGCGTACACCCAGGCGGTGGAGCGCAGCGAGAGCTATACGCGCTGGCTCGCCGCGCACCCCGGCTTCGGCGCCGCGCCCTGA
- a CDS encoding class I SAM-dependent methyltransferase has protein sequence MLDYDQEAAVYDATRGGLPRAEAAAAAVLGLVPDTARSLLDIGCGTGLVTGRIAAGRPGLRVTGSDASRGMARVARDRVGAVVLADARRLPLPGAAVDAVCAVWLLHLLREEGAVRAVVAEAARVLRPGGVFVTTVDKDTCHDVGSDIDEAFTPYLVPAPSDGTDLVVAYAAEAGLEAAGEAFFPGHGQGRTPRRAAGAVRRGYYASRLVLPGEAAEDLARTLESLPDQERRRADPEYRLLAFRRRADG, from the coding sequence ATCCTGGACTACGACCAAGAGGCCGCCGTCTACGACGCCACGCGCGGCGGGCTGCCGCGTGCCGAGGCGGCGGCCGCCGCCGTGCTCGGCCTGGTGCCGGACACGGCCCGCTCCCTGCTGGACATCGGCTGCGGCACGGGCCTGGTCACCGGGCGGATCGCCGCCGGCCGCCCCGGACTCCGGGTGACCGGGTCGGACGCCTCGCGCGGCATGGCCCGCGTCGCCCGGGACCGCGTCGGCGCCGTCGTGCTCGCCGACGCCCGCCGGCTGCCCCTGCCCGGCGCCGCTGTGGACGCGGTCTGTGCCGTCTGGCTGCTGCATTTGCTGCGCGAGGAGGGCGCGGTACGGGCGGTGGTGGCCGAGGCGGCGCGGGTGCTGAGGCCGGGCGGGGTGTTCGTCACCACCGTGGACAAGGACACCTGCCACGACGTGGGCAGCGACATCGACGAGGCGTTCACCCCGTACCTGGTGCCGGCCCCGTCCGACGGTACGGACCTGGTCGTCGCGTACGCGGCCGAAGCCGGTCTGGAGGCTGCCGGGGAGGCGTTCTTCCCCGGCCACGGGCAGGGGCGCACCCCGCGGAGGGCGGCGGGCGCCGTGCGCCGGGGCTACTACGCCTCGCGCCTGGTCCTGCCGGGCGAGGCCGCCGAAGACCTTGCCCGGACCCTGGAATCGCTCCCGGACCAGGAACGGCGGCGCGCCGACCCGGAGTACCGGCTGCTGGCCTTCCGCCGCCGGGCGGACGGCTGA
- a CDS encoding NmrA family transcriptional regulator — protein sequence MTEETRNTTQESAGTGPVLVTSGTGKTGRRVVERLTARGVPVRVGSRRSEIPFDWADESGWEAALSGAEAAYVAYVPDLGAPTAPAAMTAFGEVARRCGVRRLVLLSGRGEPDAVVAEEALRAAAGDAELTVVRSAFFTQNFSEGALLDGVLGGELVFPAGDTAEPFVDADDLADVAAAALCGEGVAGSVVELTGPRALTFTEVAAEIAAATGREVRYVALTGAEYEEMLVGFGAPREEAAFLAGLFTSLLDGHNAAVTDGVKRALGRDPKSFTEFAEEAAREGFWSVRP from the coding sequence ATGACGGAAGAGACGCGCAACACGACACAGGAATCCGCCGGCACGGGCCCGGTGCTGGTGACGAGCGGGACGGGCAAGACGGGGCGCCGGGTGGTCGAGCGGCTGACCGCGCGGGGCGTACCGGTGCGGGTGGGCTCGCGCCGGAGCGAGATCCCCTTCGACTGGGCGGACGAGTCGGGATGGGAGGCGGCGCTGAGCGGTGCGGAGGCGGCTTACGTCGCGTACGTCCCCGACCTGGGAGCGCCCACGGCGCCCGCGGCCATGACCGCGTTCGGGGAGGTGGCGCGGCGGTGCGGGGTGCGCCGGCTGGTGCTGCTCTCGGGGCGGGGCGAGCCGGACGCGGTGGTCGCGGAGGAGGCGCTGCGCGCTGCGGCCGGGGACGCCGAACTGACGGTGGTGCGCTCGGCGTTCTTCACCCAGAACTTCAGCGAGGGCGCCCTGCTGGACGGGGTGCTCGGCGGGGAGCTGGTGTTCCCGGCGGGCGACACCGCCGAGCCGTTCGTCGACGCGGACGACCTGGCCGATGTGGCGGCTGCCGCGCTGTGCGGGGAGGGCGTCGCGGGCTCGGTCGTGGAACTGACCGGCCCCCGGGCGCTGACCTTCACCGAGGTGGCCGCCGAGATCGCCGCGGCGACGGGCCGCGAGGTCCGCTATGTGGCGCTGACGGGCGCCGAGTACGAGGAGATGCTGGTCGGGTTCGGTGCGCCGAGGGAGGAAGCGGCCTTTCTGGCGGGGCTGTTCACCTCGCTGCTCGACGGGCACAACGCGGCGGTCACGGACGGTGTGAAGCGTGCGCTCGGCCGCGACCCGAAGTCGTTCACGGAGTTCGCGGAGGAGGCGGCCCGGGAGGGCTTCTGGAGCGTACGGCCGTAG
- a CDS encoding AraC family transcriptional regulator, giving the protein MDALAELLDGPRARGALLLRMVMEPPWSVRIEDRAPLCLMAVTGGEAWIVPEGDTEPVLLRPGDLAVARGPEPYTVADRPDTEPRARIGPGGSCATLRGEPLAQSMELGVRTWGNALDGSAAVLVGTYLLDGEISGRLLDALPPLLVLPAGGRTGPILALLGDEIARDEPGQSLMLDRLLDLLLVDALRTWFSRPGAEPPAWYVAMGDPVVGQALRLLHDEPAHPWTVAGLAAKAGVSRAALARRFTELVGEPPMAYLTGRRLAVAADLLRETDATVESVARKVGYSQAFAFSTAFKRVRGVSPQEYRKGGGLPEQQGTLRGERGVVTLDS; this is encoded by the coding sequence ATGGACGCACTGGCCGAACTGTTGGACGGGCCGCGGGCCCGCGGGGCGTTACTTCTGCGGATGGTGATGGAGCCGCCCTGGTCGGTCCGGATCGAGGACCGCGCCCCTCTCTGCCTCATGGCCGTGACCGGCGGCGAGGCGTGGATCGTGCCCGAAGGGGACACCGAACCCGTGCTGCTGCGCCCCGGCGATCTGGCCGTGGCCCGGGGCCCGGAGCCGTACACCGTCGCCGACCGCCCGGACACCGAACCCCGTGCCCGCATCGGCCCCGGCGGCAGCTGCGCCACGCTGCGCGGCGAACCGCTCGCCCAGTCCATGGAGTTGGGCGTACGGACCTGGGGCAACGCCCTCGACGGCTCGGCCGCCGTGCTCGTCGGCACCTACCTCCTGGACGGTGAGATCAGCGGCCGGCTGCTCGACGCCCTGCCCCCGCTGCTCGTCCTGCCGGCCGGTGGCCGCACCGGCCCGATCCTCGCCCTGCTGGGCGACGAGATCGCGCGCGACGAGCCGGGCCAGAGCCTGATGCTCGACCGGCTCCTGGACCTCCTCCTCGTCGACGCGCTGCGCACCTGGTTCTCCCGGCCGGGCGCCGAACCCCCGGCCTGGTACGTGGCCATGGGCGACCCCGTCGTCGGCCAGGCGCTGCGCCTGCTGCACGACGAGCCGGCGCACCCCTGGACGGTCGCCGGGCTGGCCGCGAAGGCCGGCGTCTCGCGGGCCGCGCTCGCCCGGCGGTTCACCGAGCTGGTGGGGGAGCCCCCGATGGCGTATCTCACCGGCCGCCGCCTCGCCGTCGCGGCCGACCTGCTGCGGGAGACCGACGCGACCGTGGAGTCCGTCGCCCGCAAGGTCGGCTACAGCCAGGCGTTCGCGTTCAGCACCGCCTTCAAGCGCGTACGGGGTGTCAGCCCGCAGGAGTACCGCAAGGGCGGCGGCTTGCCGGAACAGCAAGGAACTTTGCGCGGGGAGCGGGGTGTGGTGACGCTGGACTCATGA
- a CDS encoding class I SAM-dependent methyltransferase: MSNHSGHGHHHDGHQGLHHERPAHGHHHGGTEPDWDVMAPLLERNAELSSAQYTEAARWIAALPHAPKVRRVLDIGAGPGVVACLLAEVFPEAEVVAVDGTPALLERTRERARRLGLDDRVTTLHATLPEGLPGLGEADLIWAGNTLHHMGDQRAALAGFGELLRPGGIVALVEGGLQPRQLPRDLGFGRPGLEARMEAAEAELFQQMRAELPDARREVEDWAALFGAAGLTPQGTRSFLLDLPAPLADAAREQVVADFTRRSGGLRDHLDTEDLAVLDRLLDPEDPAGLHHRPDVFLLLARTLHLGRRA; this comes from the coding sequence ATGAGCAACCACTCCGGCCACGGACACCACCACGACGGCCACCAGGGCCTGCACCACGAGCGCCCCGCGCACGGGCACCACCACGGCGGGACCGAACCCGACTGGGACGTCATGGCCCCGCTCCTGGAGCGGAACGCCGAACTCAGCAGCGCGCAGTACACCGAGGCGGCGCGCTGGATCGCCGCCCTGCCCCACGCGCCGAAGGTCCGCAGGGTGCTCGACATCGGCGCAGGCCCCGGCGTCGTCGCCTGCCTCCTCGCCGAGGTCTTCCCCGAAGCGGAGGTCGTCGCCGTCGACGGCACCCCCGCCCTCCTGGAGCGCACCCGGGAACGCGCACGGCGGCTCGGGCTCGACGACCGCGTCACCACCCTGCACGCCACCCTCCCCGAAGGGCTCCCCGGGCTGGGCGAGGCCGACCTGATCTGGGCCGGCAACACCCTGCACCACATGGGCGACCAGCGCGCCGCCCTGGCCGGATTCGGCGAGCTGCTGCGCCCCGGCGGCATCGTCGCCCTCGTGGAGGGGGGACTCCAGCCCCGGCAGCTCCCGCGCGACCTCGGCTTCGGCAGGCCCGGACTCGAGGCGCGGATGGAGGCCGCCGAGGCGGAACTCTTCCAGCAGATGCGCGCCGAACTGCCCGACGCCCGGCGCGAGGTGGAGGACTGGGCCGCCCTGTTCGGCGCCGCCGGGCTCACCCCCCAGGGCACCCGCAGCTTCCTGCTCGACCTGCCCGCACCGCTCGCGGACGCCGCACGCGAACAGGTCGTCGCGGACTTCACCCGCCGCAGCGGCGGGCTGCGCGACCACCTCGACACCGAGGACCTCGCCGTGCTCGACCGGCTCCTGGACCCCGAGGACCCGGCCGGACTGCACCACCGCCCCGATGTCTTCCTGCTCCTGGCCCGCACCCTCCACCTGGGCCGGCGCGCCTGA
- a CDS encoding aldo/keto reductase, with translation MSQVPSLTLNNGVEMPQLGFGVWQVPDDEATKAVATAIESGYRSIDTAAIYQNETGTGKAIAASGVARDELFVTTKLWNSEQGYDSTLRAFDASLEKLGLDYVDLYLIHWPVPVKDAYVDTYRAFEKIYADGRAKAIGVSNFLPEHLERLLGETSVVPVLNQIELHPQLQQAESRALHAQHGILTEAWSPLGSGKGLLEVPTVLAVARKHGRTPAQAVLRWHLQTGHVVIPKSVTPSRIAENIDVFDFELDADDLAAFAALDEGKRLGPNPGEFNAGA, from the coding sequence GTGAGCCAGGTCCCCTCCCTCACCCTCAACAACGGCGTCGAGATGCCCCAGCTCGGGTTCGGAGTCTGGCAGGTGCCGGACGACGAGGCGACGAAGGCGGTCGCCACCGCCATCGAGTCCGGGTACCGCAGCATCGACACCGCCGCGATCTACCAGAACGAGACGGGTACGGGCAAGGCCATCGCCGCCTCCGGTGTCGCCCGCGACGAGCTGTTCGTGACCACGAAGCTGTGGAACAGCGAGCAGGGTTACGACTCGACGCTGCGCGCCTTCGACGCCTCGCTGGAGAAGCTGGGCCTCGACTACGTCGACCTGTACCTGATCCACTGGCCGGTGCCGGTCAAGGACGCGTACGTGGACACCTACCGCGCGTTCGAGAAGATCTACGCCGACGGCCGCGCGAAGGCCATCGGGGTCTCGAACTTCCTCCCGGAGCACCTGGAGCGTCTGCTCGGTGAGACCTCGGTGGTGCCGGTGCTCAACCAGATCGAGCTGCACCCGCAGCTTCAGCAGGCCGAGTCCCGCGCCCTGCACGCCCAGCACGGCATCCTCACCGAGGCGTGGTCGCCGCTGGGCTCCGGCAAGGGCCTGCTGGAGGTCCCCACCGTCCTCGCGGTCGCCCGCAAGCACGGCCGTACGCCCGCGCAGGCGGTGCTCCGCTGGCACCTGCAGACGGGCCATGTGGTGATCCCGAAGTCCGTGACGCCGTCGCGGATCGCGGAGAACATCGACGTGTTCGACTTCGAGCTGGACGCCGACGACCTGGCCGCTTTCGCGGCGCTGGACGAGGGCAAGCGGCTCGGACCGAACCCGGGCGAGTTCAACGCCGGCGCCTGA
- a CDS encoding long-chain fatty acid--CoA ligase: MAAAPLVGGLADVVFDHAEEEPHRVALGRKDADGHWQDITSAVFRDEVLALAKGLIAHGVRFGDRVALMSRTRYEWTLFDFALWAVGAQSVPVYPTSSAEQVLWMLHDAEVSAVMVEHEDHAMTVASVIDRLPQLKRLWQLDAGAVAELVEAGAHVEDEVVHRHRRAVTPESVATIIYTSGTTGRPKGCVLTHANFMFETDTMASRWESVFHSRPGDEAATLLFLPLAHVFGRMVEVTAIRGRVKLGHQPELSAKALMPDLVSFRPTFILAVPYIFEKVFNAARRKAEAEGRAGPFDKAVDIAVKYAEAMEARAFGTGPGPSAGLRMQHQFFDKVVYKKVREAMGGRIRHAMSGGSGMDRSLGLFFAGAGVTVYEGYGLTETTAAATANPPERTRYGTVGQPIPGTTLHIAEDGEVWVHGSHVFGGYLGDPKATDAVLNDGWLATGDLGSLDEDGYLTITGRKKEILVTSGGKSVSPAALEERVRAHPLVAQCIVVGNDRPYVAALVTVDQEAVDHWLTMQGRQPLSPGELVRDPDLEMEVRRAVVAANTAVSQAESIRTFRILAHQFSEQHGLLTPSLKLKRKAIEAAYETEVDALYR, translated from the coding sequence ATGGCCGCCGCGCCCCTTGTGGGCGGCCTCGCCGACGTGGTGTTCGACCATGCCGAAGAAGAGCCGCACCGGGTCGCCCTCGGCCGGAAAGACGCGGACGGACACTGGCAGGACATCACGTCGGCCGTGTTCCGCGACGAGGTGCTGGCGCTGGCCAAGGGGCTGATCGCGCACGGGGTGCGGTTCGGTGACCGCGTCGCCCTGATGTCCCGTACGCGCTACGAGTGGACCCTGTTCGACTTCGCGCTGTGGGCGGTCGGCGCCCAGTCCGTGCCGGTCTACCCGACGTCCTCGGCCGAGCAGGTGCTGTGGATGCTCCACGACGCCGAGGTGTCGGCGGTAATGGTGGAGCACGAGGACCACGCGATGACGGTGGCCTCGGTCATCGACCGGCTGCCGCAGCTGAAGCGGCTGTGGCAGCTGGACGCCGGCGCGGTGGCGGAGCTGGTGGAGGCGGGCGCGCACGTCGAGGACGAGGTGGTGCACCGGCACCGGCGGGCGGTCACCCCGGAGTCGGTGGCGACCATCATCTACACCTCGGGCACCACGGGCCGTCCCAAGGGCTGTGTCCTCACACACGCCAATTTCATGTTCGAGACGGACACCATGGCCTCGCGCTGGGAGTCGGTCTTCCACTCCAGACCGGGTGACGAGGCGGCGACGCTGCTCTTCCTGCCGCTGGCGCACGTCTTCGGGCGGATGGTGGAGGTCACCGCGATCCGGGGCCGGGTCAAGCTCGGGCACCAACCGGAGCTGTCGGCGAAGGCCCTGATGCCGGACCTGGTCTCGTTCCGGCCCACGTTCATCCTGGCGGTCCCGTACATCTTCGAGAAGGTCTTCAACGCGGCCCGGCGCAAGGCCGAGGCCGAGGGCAGGGCCGGGCCGTTCGACAAGGCCGTGGACATCGCGGTGAAGTACGCGGAGGCGATGGAGGCGCGGGCGTTCGGCACCGGGCCGGGCCCTTCGGCGGGGCTGCGGATGCAGCACCAGTTCTTCGACAAGGTCGTGTACAAGAAGGTCCGCGAGGCGATGGGCGGCCGCATCCGGCACGCCATGTCGGGCGGCTCGGGCATGGACCGCAGCCTCGGGCTGTTCTTCGCGGGCGCCGGGGTGACGGTGTACGAGGGGTACGGGCTGACCGAGACGACGGCGGCGGCGACCGCGAATCCCCCGGAGCGCACCCGGTACGGGACGGTCGGGCAGCCGATCCCCGGCACGACCCTGCACATCGCGGAGGACGGCGAGGTGTGGGTGCACGGGAGCCATGTGTTCGGCGGGTATCTCGGCGACCCGAAGGCCACCGACGCGGTGCTCAACGACGGCTGGCTGGCCACCGGGGACCTGGGGTCGCTGGACGAGGACGGCTATCTGACGATCACCGGGCGGAAGAAGGAGATCCTGGTGACGTCCGGCGGCAAGAGCGTGTCACCGGCCGCCCTGGAGGAGCGGGTGCGGGCGCATCCGCTGGTGGCGCAGTGCATCGTGGTCGGCAACGACCGGCCCTATGTCGCCGCGCTGGTCACCGTCGACCAGGAGGCCGTGGACCACTGGCTCACGATGCAGGGGCGGCAGCCGCTGTCACCGGGCGAGCTGGTGCGCGACCCGGACCTGGAGATGGAGGTGCGCCGGGCGGTGGTCGCGGCGAACACCGCGGTCTCGCAGGCCGAGTCCATCCGTACGTTCCGCATCCTGGCGCACCAGTTCAGCGAGCAGCACGGGCTGCTCACACCCTCGCTGAAGCTGAAGCGCAAGGCGATCGAGGCGGCGTACGAGACCGAGGTGGACGCGCTGTACCGCTGA